A stretch of the Lolium perenne isolate Kyuss_39 chromosome 3, Kyuss_2.0, whole genome shotgun sequence genome encodes the following:
- the LOC127341828 gene encoding putative F-box protein At3g23260 gives MAEAVAAEAETLLPGLPDAVVVWEILVRLPPKYLLRCRAVRRAWRAVTSARDFLLAHHGRQPILPIFSGDDERILGVRYHTILAFDHRAATEDDQLHAVARLHVAFQSVAACDGLLVLSKLGSAGSCLSICNPATREHALLGLPSDFRVMGMYLHRPTAEYRLLLLRKRCQAGDLVHKLGCYVFSLGSGQPPRYIGGPEIASGNFSVPVRVRDRLHWYPVYCLTERNPWHYESQLLVFDTIAESFLQMRELMVDGYSYIFDMDGMLGIYTRNLSTKAVEIRVLPSYETEVWDFKYQIKLPVAKIRRAFQDCGDYGNWDLDVVSVDGGVLLLVKLPQWLLHVDSNGKMVNSIYKGQRCLSMTGRHLKQSLVQHTFFPALEGYAVNASPFIGPVE, from the coding sequence atggcggaggcggtagcAGCAGAAGCGGAGACTCTCCTCCCAGGCCTTCCCGATGCGGTCGTCGTCTGGGAGATCCTTGTCCGCCTTCCCCCCAAGTACCTCCTCCGCTGCCGCGCCGTCCGCCGCGCCTGGCGCGCCGTCACCTCCGCCCGCGACTTCCTCCTGGCCCACCACGGCCGCCAGCCCATCCTCcccatcttctccggcgacgacGAGCGGATCCTCGGCGTCCGCTACCACACCATCCTCGCCTTCGACCACCGGGCCGCCACCGAGGACGACCAGCTCCACGCCGTCGCCCGGCTCCACGTGGCCTTCCAATCGGTGGCCGCCTGCGACGGCCTGCTCGTTCTTTCCAAACTGGGCTCTGCCGGCTCCTGCCTCTCCATCTGCAACCCAGCCACGCGTGAGCATGCTCTACTCGGCCTACCGTCGGACTTCCGTGTCATGGGGATGTACCTGCACCGCCCTACTGCCGAGTACCGTCTGTTGCTGCTGCGGAAGAGGTGCCAGGCAGGCGATCTCGTACATAAACTTGGCTGCTATGTCTTCTCGTTGGGCTCCGGCCAGCCGCCGAGGTACATCGGGGGGCCAGAGATAGCGTCTGGGAACTTCAGCGTACCTGTCCGGGTGCGTGATCGCCTGCATTGGTACCCGGTGTACTGTCTGACTGAAAGAAACCCATGGCACTACGAAAGCCAGCTGCTAGTATTTGACACCATAGCCGAGTCATTCCTGCAAATGCGTGAGCTAATGGTTGACGGCTACTCATACATCTTTGACATGGATGGCATGCTCGGCATCTACACCCGTAACCTTTCCACTAAAGCTGTTGAGATACGGGTGTTGCCGAGCTATGAAACCGAGGTTTGGGACTTTAAGTACCAGATCAAATTGCCAGTTGCCAAAATCAGGAGGGCGTTTCAAGACTGTGGCGACTATGGGAACTGGGATTTGGACGTTGTTTCCGTGGATGGTGGCGTGCTCTTGCTGGTCAAGCTTCCGCAGTGGCTGCTTCACGTTGATAGTAATGGCAAAATGGTTAACAGCATCTACAAGGGCCAACGATGCCTCTCTATGACTGGTCGTCACCTCAAGCAAAGTCTTGTTCAGCATACCTTCTTTCCAGCGCTAGAAGGTTATGCTGTGAACGCTTCACCTTTCATCGGACCTGTTGAGTGA